Proteins encoded together in one Salmo trutta chromosome 3, fSalTru1.1, whole genome shotgun sequence window:
- the LOC115177594 gene encoding pre-mRNA-splicing factor ATP-dependent RNA helicase DHX16 isoform X2, with the protein MANLEQWVSDSLHDILGLSDRYVAQFMIGSARKSSSAQDFVAHLKSTGTIDINQRVIAFAQELYEKIPRKQVVEKPARAIERRVMEIEKKNRNYTLLADSESDGEAVREREKSKGRGDKRKHLRKREESQSSSEEETPKSSKLGHGDQKSSMKDEEEEEEEWEKEERERVLDLEERDAFAERMKLKDKDKTRNIMERTDKKGYEEAQKRLKMAEEDHKKILPELRKESRRNYLSKREAEKLEDLEAEIADEEYLFSTDALTERERKELEYKRNLRDLAKDYKKAGAKEKEERKNRYYMPEEKRSKDIPQREMELELEMPMEGGGEQGRWEEERLKTASLSFGAKKEREKGLKAEREKYQLILEEDEMINFVSSAVIMKGTQDEKEQEQAALSQAEVQKQSIQEVRRSLPVFPYREDLLLAIQQHQILVIEGETGSGKTTQIPQFLMESGYNDGGMKIGCTQPRRVAAMSVAARVAQEVGVKLGNEVGYSIRFEDCTSERTVLKYMTDGMLLREFLTEPDLASYSVVIIDEAHERTLHTDILFGLIKDIARFRPDLKVLVASATLDTERFSCFFDDAPVFRIPGRRFPVDIFYTKAPEADYLEACVVSVLQIHVTQPPGDCLVFLTGQEEIETCCELLQERCRRLGSKISELLVLPIYANLPSDMQAKIFSPTPPGSRKVVVATNIAETSLTIDGIIYVIDPGFCKQKSYNARTGMESLIVTPCSRASANQRAGRAGRVAAGKCFRLYTAWAFKHEMEESTVPEIQRTNLGNVVLLLKSLGINDLIHFDFMDPPPHETLVLALEQLYALGALNHLGELTKLGRRMAELPVDPMLSKMILASEQYKCSEEVLTIAAMLSVNNSIFYRPKDKVVHADNARQNFVVPGGDHMVLLNVYTQWLESGYSTQWCYENFIQFRSMKRARDVREQLEGLMDRIEVEVCSSGGDIVPIRKAVTAGYFYHTARLSKGGYKTVKHQQTVYVHPNSSLFEEQPRWLIYHELVFTTKEFMRQVIEIDSSWLLEVAPHYYKNKELEDSSSKKMPRKQGKAKEELG; encoded by the exons ATGGCAAACCTAGAGCAATGGGTGAGCGACAGTCTGCACGACATCCTCGGCCTTAGTGACAGATATGTCGCCCAGTTCATGATCGGCTCCGCGCGTAAATCCTCGAGCGCTCAAGACTTTGTGGCCCACCTCAAGTCGACGGGCACCATCGACATTAATCAGAGAGTGATCGCCTTTGCACAGGAACTGTATGAAAAG ATTCCTCGTAAACAAGTGGTTGAAAAGCCAGCCAGAGCGATAGAGCGACGTGTCATGGAGATTGAGAAGAAGAATCGAAATTACACCCTACTGGCGGACAGCGAGAGTGACGGAGAGgcggtgagagagagggagaaaagtaAAGGCCGAGGCGATAAGAGGAAGCACCTCAGGAAAAGGGAGGAGAGTCAATCATCTAGTGAAGAGGAGACCCCTAAAAG TAGTAAGCTGGGCCATGGCGACCAGAAGTCCAGTatgaaggatgaagaggaggaggaggaggagtgggagaaggaagagagagaacgcGTACTGGATCTGGAAGAGAGGGATGCCTTTGCCGAACGAATGAAACTGAAGGACAAAGACAAGACGAGGAACATCATGGAGAGAACGGACAAGAAG GGCTACGAGGAGGCTCAGAAAAGACTAAAGATGGCAGAGGAGGATCACAAGAAAATC CTTCCAGAGTTGAGAAAGGAGTCTCGCAGGAACTACCTGTCCAAGAGAGAGGCTGAGaagctggaggacctggaggcGGAGATAGCCGACGAGGAGTACCTGTTCTCCACGGACGCGCTGACGGAGAGGGAGCGGAAGGAGCTGGAGTACAAGCGCAACCTCAGAGACCTGGCCAAGGACTACAAGAAAGCCGGCgccaaggagaaggaggagaggaagaacagaTACTACATGCCGGAGGAGAAGAGGAGTAAA gatATTCCTCAGAGGGAGATGGAGCTGGAGTTGGAGATGCCcatggagggtggaggagagcagGGTcgctgggaggaggagaggttgaagaCCGCCTCGCTCAGCTTCGgggccaagaaggagagggagaaagggttGAAGGCAGAAAGAGAGAAGTACCAGCTGATCCTGGAGGAGGACGAGATGATCAACTTTGTCAGCAGTGCCGTCATCATGAAGGGAACCCAGGATGAGAAG gagcaggagcaggcaGCCCTGTCCCAGGCGGAGGTCCAGAAGCAGTCCATCCAGGAAGTGAGACGCAGCCTGCCCGTGTTCCCCTACAGAGAGGACCTGCTCCTGGCCATCCAGCAGCACCAGATCCTGGTCATCGAGGGAGAGACGGGCTCCGGCAAGACCACCCAGATCCCACAGTTCCTCATGGAGTCG GGCTACAATGATGGAGGCATGAAGATTGGGTGTACCCAGCCCCGAAGAGTGGCAGCCATGTCCGTAGCAGCCAGGGTGGCACAAGAAGTGGGCGTCAAGCTGGGCAACGAG gtaggctacagtatccGTTTTGAGGACTGTACGTCAGAGAGGACAGTACTCAAATACATGACTGACGGAATGCTGCTGAGGGAGTTCCTCACAGAGCCTGATCTGGCCAGCTACAG tGTGGTCATCATTGATGAGGCTCACGAGCGGACGCTGCACACAGACATCCTGTTTGGCCTGATCAAGGACATCGCCCGGTTCCGTCCGGACCTGAAGGTGCTGGTGGCCAGCGCCACCCTGGACACAGAGCGCTTCTCCTGCTTCTTCGATGACGCCCCCGTCTTCAGAATCCCCGGCAGGAGGTTCCCTGTGGACATCTTTTACACTAAG GCTCCTGAGGCAGACTACCTGGAGGCCTGTGTTGTGTCGGTGCTACAGATCCACGTCACACAGCCCCCCGGAGACTGTCTGGTCTTCCTCACTGGACAG GAGGAGATTGAGACTTGCTGTGAGCTGCTGCAGGAGAGATGCAGGCGTCTGGGCTCTAAGATATCTGAGCTTTTGGTGCTCCCCATCTACGCCAACCTACCTTCCGACATGCAGGCCAAGATCTTCAGCCCAACACCACCTGGCTCACGCAAG GTGGTGGTGGCCACTAACATTGCAGAGACCTCTCTAACCATCGATGGGATCATATACGTCATAGATCCAGGCTTCTGCAAGCAGAAGAGCTATAACGCCCGCACTGGGATGGAGTCTCTGATTGTCACGCCTTGCTCACGG GCCTCAGCCAATCAGCGAGCAGGTCGTGCAGGCAGAGTGGCTGCTGGGAAGTGTTTCCGTCTCTACACTGCGTGGGCGTTTAAACACGAGATGGAGGAGTCCACCGTGCCCGAGATCCAGCGAACCAACCTGGGCAACGTAGTGCTACTGCTCAAGAGCTTGG GAATTAATGACCTTATCCACTTTGACTTCATGGACCCGCCCCCTCACGAGACCCTGGTGCTAGCTCTGGAGCAGCTGTACGCCCTGGGTGCACTCAACCACCTCGGAGAGCTCACCAAG TTGGGCCGCAGGATGGCTGAGCTGCCGGTGGACCCAATGCTGAGCAAGATGATCCTGGCCTCAGAACA GTATAAGTGTTCTGAGGAGGTGTTGACCATCGCTGCTATGCTGTCTGTGAACAACTCCATCTTCTACCGGCCCAAAGACAAGGTGGTTCACGCCGACAACGCCAGGCAGAACTTTGTGGTGCCCGGAGGAGACCATATGGTGCTGCTCAATGTCTACACACAG TGGCTGGAGAGTGGCTACTCCACCCAGTGGTGCTACGAGAACTTCATCCAGTTCCGCTCCATGAAGCGGGCGCGGGATGTCAGGGAGCAGCTGGAGGGCCTGATGGACAGGATCGAGGTGGAGGTGTGCAGCTCAGGCGGCGACATTGTGCCCATCCGCAAG GCAGTGACGGCGGGGTATTTCTACCACACGGCACGGCTTAGCAAGGGGGGCTACAAGACGGTGAAGCACCAGCAGACAGTCTACGTCCACCCCAACAGCTCCCTGTTCGAGGAGCAGCCCCGTTGGCTCATCTACCACGAGCTGGTCTTCACTACCAAGGAGTTCATGAGACAG GTGATTGAGATAGACAGCAGCTGGCTGCTGGAGGTGGCTCCCCACTACTACAAGAACAAGGAGCTGGAGGACAGCAGCAGTAAGAAGATGCCTCGCAAACAGGGCAAGGCCAAGGAAGAGCTGGGCTAA
- the LOC115177622 gene encoding E3 ubiquitin-protein ligase RNF183-like encodes MSEHRERQGADGGCGAKQPPNVKPKPDSKGSIEKEKKEKFTKVRRSMSTDSERGGGSGRRRERKRDKGSRRERGRSEENRRQDRDRDDSNRKESDPQENDMEDTECVVCFCKYDNVFKTPKLLSCGHTFCLECLARINVTSIELKSLSCPVCRELTNLPHGRNLPQLGNNQDIFRKLPPEMQRALSVRFKRSKGKLVLKKPPPGTTSLAKSSFTLPTLKKQDRQASSDIQLGTMDQGLATVVDVGRPPSRVRGRLRRMFRSDQCYYTVMASIITITLALMLMGILAFMVMPNVILHNGKKPQQGNSSQPQAGQPGGQIP; translated from the coding sequence ATGAGTGAACACAGGGAAAGACAGGGTGCCGATGGAGGCTGCGGGGCCAAACAGCCGCCGAACGTCAAACCCAAACCTGACAGCAAAGGCAGCATCGAGAAGGAGAAAAAGGAGAAATTCACTAAGGTGCGTAGGTCCATGAGCACTGACTCCGAGAGAGGAGGGGGAtctgggagaaggagggagagaaagagagacaaagggTCGAGGAGGGAGCGTGGTAGAAGCGAGGAGAACAGGAGGCAAGACAGGGATAGAGATGACAGCAACCGGAAGGAGTCTGACCCCCAGGAAAATGACATGGAGGACACTGAGTGCGTGGTTTGCTTCTGCAAATACGACAACGTCTTTAAAACCCCCAAGCTGCTCTCCTGCGGGCACACCTTCTGTCTGGAGTGCCTGGCCCGGATCAACGTGACCTCCATAGAGCTCAAGTCTCTTTCCTGCCCTGTGTGTCGAGAGCTCACCAACCTGCCCCATGGCCGCAACCTGCCCCAGCTGGGCAACAACCAGGACATCTTCCGTAAACTCCCTCCAGAGATGCAGAGGGCGCTGTCCGTGCGCTTCAAGCGCAGCAAGGGCAAGCTGGTCCTCAAGAAGCCCCCTCCTGGTACTACTAGCCTGGCCAAGTCCAGCTTCACCCTGCCCACTCTCAAGAAGCAGGACCGGCAGGCCTCCAGCGACATCCAGCTGGGCACAATGGACCAGGGCCTCGCCACTGTCGTGGATGTGGGTCGCCCCCCTAGCAGGGTCAGAGGTCGCCTGCGCAGGATGTTCCGCTCGGACCAGTGCTACTACACCGTGATGGcgtccatcatcaccatcaccttGGCGCTGATGCTGATGGGCATCCTGGCCTTCATGGTCATGCCCAATGTGATCCTCCACAACGGCAAAAAACCGCAGCAAGGGAATTCCAGCCAACCACAGGCCGGTCAACCAGGGGGTCAAATACCCTGA
- the LOC115177594 gene encoding pre-mRNA-splicing factor ATP-dependent RNA helicase DHX16 isoform X1: protein MANLEQWVSDSLHDILGLSDRYVAQFMIGSARKSSSAQDFVAHLKSTGTIDINQRVIAFAQELYEKIPRKQVVEKPARAIERRVMEIEKKNRNYTLLADSESDGEAVREREKSKGRGDKRKHLRKREESQSSSEEETPKRPFLFLSSKLGHGDQKSSMKDEEEEEEEWEKEERERVLDLEERDAFAERMKLKDKDKTRNIMERTDKKGYEEAQKRLKMAEEDHKKILPELRKESRRNYLSKREAEKLEDLEAEIADEEYLFSTDALTERERKELEYKRNLRDLAKDYKKAGAKEKEERKNRYYMPEEKRSKDIPQREMELELEMPMEGGGEQGRWEEERLKTASLSFGAKKEREKGLKAEREKYQLILEEDEMINFVSSAVIMKGTQDEKEQEQAALSQAEVQKQSIQEVRRSLPVFPYREDLLLAIQQHQILVIEGETGSGKTTQIPQFLMESGYNDGGMKIGCTQPRRVAAMSVAARVAQEVGVKLGNEVGYSIRFEDCTSERTVLKYMTDGMLLREFLTEPDLASYSVVIIDEAHERTLHTDILFGLIKDIARFRPDLKVLVASATLDTERFSCFFDDAPVFRIPGRRFPVDIFYTKAPEADYLEACVVSVLQIHVTQPPGDCLVFLTGQEEIETCCELLQERCRRLGSKISELLVLPIYANLPSDMQAKIFSPTPPGSRKVVVATNIAETSLTIDGIIYVIDPGFCKQKSYNARTGMESLIVTPCSRASANQRAGRAGRVAAGKCFRLYTAWAFKHEMEESTVPEIQRTNLGNVVLLLKSLGINDLIHFDFMDPPPHETLVLALEQLYALGALNHLGELTKLGRRMAELPVDPMLSKMILASEQYKCSEEVLTIAAMLSVNNSIFYRPKDKVVHADNARQNFVVPGGDHMVLLNVYTQWLESGYSTQWCYENFIQFRSMKRARDVREQLEGLMDRIEVEVCSSGGDIVPIRKAVTAGYFYHTARLSKGGYKTVKHQQTVYVHPNSSLFEEQPRWLIYHELVFTTKEFMRQVIEIDSSWLLEVAPHYYKNKELEDSSSKKMPRKQGKAKEELG from the exons ATGGCAAACCTAGAGCAATGGGTGAGCGACAGTCTGCACGACATCCTCGGCCTTAGTGACAGATATGTCGCCCAGTTCATGATCGGCTCCGCGCGTAAATCCTCGAGCGCTCAAGACTTTGTGGCCCACCTCAAGTCGACGGGCACCATCGACATTAATCAGAGAGTGATCGCCTTTGCACAGGAACTGTATGAAAAG ATTCCTCGTAAACAAGTGGTTGAAAAGCCAGCCAGAGCGATAGAGCGACGTGTCATGGAGATTGAGAAGAAGAATCGAAATTACACCCTACTGGCGGACAGCGAGAGTGACGGAGAGgcggtgagagagagggagaaaagtaAAGGCCGAGGCGATAAGAGGAAGCACCTCAGGAAAAGGGAGGAGAGTCAATCATCTAGTGAAGAGGAGACCCCTAAAAG GCCCTTCCTCTTTCTCAGTAGTAAGCTGGGCCATGGCGACCAGAAGTCCAGTatgaaggatgaagaggaggaggaggaggagtgggagaaggaagagagagaacgcGTACTGGATCTGGAAGAGAGGGATGCCTTTGCCGAACGAATGAAACTGAAGGACAAAGACAAGACGAGGAACATCATGGAGAGAACGGACAAGAAG GGCTACGAGGAGGCTCAGAAAAGACTAAAGATGGCAGAGGAGGATCACAAGAAAATC CTTCCAGAGTTGAGAAAGGAGTCTCGCAGGAACTACCTGTCCAAGAGAGAGGCTGAGaagctggaggacctggaggcGGAGATAGCCGACGAGGAGTACCTGTTCTCCACGGACGCGCTGACGGAGAGGGAGCGGAAGGAGCTGGAGTACAAGCGCAACCTCAGAGACCTGGCCAAGGACTACAAGAAAGCCGGCgccaaggagaaggaggagaggaagaacagaTACTACATGCCGGAGGAGAAGAGGAGTAAA gatATTCCTCAGAGGGAGATGGAGCTGGAGTTGGAGATGCCcatggagggtggaggagagcagGGTcgctgggaggaggagaggttgaagaCCGCCTCGCTCAGCTTCGgggccaagaaggagagggagaaagggttGAAGGCAGAAAGAGAGAAGTACCAGCTGATCCTGGAGGAGGACGAGATGATCAACTTTGTCAGCAGTGCCGTCATCATGAAGGGAACCCAGGATGAGAAG gagcaggagcaggcaGCCCTGTCCCAGGCGGAGGTCCAGAAGCAGTCCATCCAGGAAGTGAGACGCAGCCTGCCCGTGTTCCCCTACAGAGAGGACCTGCTCCTGGCCATCCAGCAGCACCAGATCCTGGTCATCGAGGGAGAGACGGGCTCCGGCAAGACCACCCAGATCCCACAGTTCCTCATGGAGTCG GGCTACAATGATGGAGGCATGAAGATTGGGTGTACCCAGCCCCGAAGAGTGGCAGCCATGTCCGTAGCAGCCAGGGTGGCACAAGAAGTGGGCGTCAAGCTGGGCAACGAG gtaggctacagtatccGTTTTGAGGACTGTACGTCAGAGAGGACAGTACTCAAATACATGACTGACGGAATGCTGCTGAGGGAGTTCCTCACAGAGCCTGATCTGGCCAGCTACAG tGTGGTCATCATTGATGAGGCTCACGAGCGGACGCTGCACACAGACATCCTGTTTGGCCTGATCAAGGACATCGCCCGGTTCCGTCCGGACCTGAAGGTGCTGGTGGCCAGCGCCACCCTGGACACAGAGCGCTTCTCCTGCTTCTTCGATGACGCCCCCGTCTTCAGAATCCCCGGCAGGAGGTTCCCTGTGGACATCTTTTACACTAAG GCTCCTGAGGCAGACTACCTGGAGGCCTGTGTTGTGTCGGTGCTACAGATCCACGTCACACAGCCCCCCGGAGACTGTCTGGTCTTCCTCACTGGACAG GAGGAGATTGAGACTTGCTGTGAGCTGCTGCAGGAGAGATGCAGGCGTCTGGGCTCTAAGATATCTGAGCTTTTGGTGCTCCCCATCTACGCCAACCTACCTTCCGACATGCAGGCCAAGATCTTCAGCCCAACACCACCTGGCTCACGCAAG GTGGTGGTGGCCACTAACATTGCAGAGACCTCTCTAACCATCGATGGGATCATATACGTCATAGATCCAGGCTTCTGCAAGCAGAAGAGCTATAACGCCCGCACTGGGATGGAGTCTCTGATTGTCACGCCTTGCTCACGG GCCTCAGCCAATCAGCGAGCAGGTCGTGCAGGCAGAGTGGCTGCTGGGAAGTGTTTCCGTCTCTACACTGCGTGGGCGTTTAAACACGAGATGGAGGAGTCCACCGTGCCCGAGATCCAGCGAACCAACCTGGGCAACGTAGTGCTACTGCTCAAGAGCTTGG GAATTAATGACCTTATCCACTTTGACTTCATGGACCCGCCCCCTCACGAGACCCTGGTGCTAGCTCTGGAGCAGCTGTACGCCCTGGGTGCACTCAACCACCTCGGAGAGCTCACCAAG TTGGGCCGCAGGATGGCTGAGCTGCCGGTGGACCCAATGCTGAGCAAGATGATCCTGGCCTCAGAACA GTATAAGTGTTCTGAGGAGGTGTTGACCATCGCTGCTATGCTGTCTGTGAACAACTCCATCTTCTACCGGCCCAAAGACAAGGTGGTTCACGCCGACAACGCCAGGCAGAACTTTGTGGTGCCCGGAGGAGACCATATGGTGCTGCTCAATGTCTACACACAG TGGCTGGAGAGTGGCTACTCCACCCAGTGGTGCTACGAGAACTTCATCCAGTTCCGCTCCATGAAGCGGGCGCGGGATGTCAGGGAGCAGCTGGAGGGCCTGATGGACAGGATCGAGGTGGAGGTGTGCAGCTCAGGCGGCGACATTGTGCCCATCCGCAAG GCAGTGACGGCGGGGTATTTCTACCACACGGCACGGCTTAGCAAGGGGGGCTACAAGACGGTGAAGCACCAGCAGACAGTCTACGTCCACCCCAACAGCTCCCTGTTCGAGGAGCAGCCCCGTTGGCTCATCTACCACGAGCTGGTCTTCACTACCAAGGAGTTCATGAGACAG GTGATTGAGATAGACAGCAGCTGGCTGCTGGAGGTGGCTCCCCACTACTACAAGAACAAGGAGCTGGAGGACAGCAGCAGTAAGAAGATGCCTCGCAAACAGGGCAAGGCCAAGGAAGAGCTGGGCTAA
- the LOC115177594 gene encoding pre-mRNA-splicing factor ATP-dependent RNA helicase DHX16 isoform X3: protein MANLEQWVSDSLHDILGLSDRYVAQFMIGSARKSSSAQDFVAHLKSTGTIDINQRVIAFAQELYEKIPRKQVVEKPARAIERRVMEIEKKNRNYTLLADSESDGEAVREREKSKGRGDKRKHLRKREESQSSSEEETPKSKLGHGDQKSSMKDEEEEEEEWEKEERERVLDLEERDAFAERMKLKDKDKTRNIMERTDKKGYEEAQKRLKMAEEDHKKILPELRKESRRNYLSKREAEKLEDLEAEIADEEYLFSTDALTERERKELEYKRNLRDLAKDYKKAGAKEKEERKNRYYMPEEKRSKDIPQREMELELEMPMEGGGEQGRWEEERLKTASLSFGAKKEREKGLKAEREKYQLILEEDEMINFVSSAVIMKGTQDEKEQEQAALSQAEVQKQSIQEVRRSLPVFPYREDLLLAIQQHQILVIEGETGSGKTTQIPQFLMESGYNDGGMKIGCTQPRRVAAMSVAARVAQEVGVKLGNEVGYSIRFEDCTSERTVLKYMTDGMLLREFLTEPDLASYSVVIIDEAHERTLHTDILFGLIKDIARFRPDLKVLVASATLDTERFSCFFDDAPVFRIPGRRFPVDIFYTKAPEADYLEACVVSVLQIHVTQPPGDCLVFLTGQEEIETCCELLQERCRRLGSKISELLVLPIYANLPSDMQAKIFSPTPPGSRKVVVATNIAETSLTIDGIIYVIDPGFCKQKSYNARTGMESLIVTPCSRASANQRAGRAGRVAAGKCFRLYTAWAFKHEMEESTVPEIQRTNLGNVVLLLKSLGINDLIHFDFMDPPPHETLVLALEQLYALGALNHLGELTKLGRRMAELPVDPMLSKMILASEQYKCSEEVLTIAAMLSVNNSIFYRPKDKVVHADNARQNFVVPGGDHMVLLNVYTQWLESGYSTQWCYENFIQFRSMKRARDVREQLEGLMDRIEVEVCSSGGDIVPIRKAVTAGYFYHTARLSKGGYKTVKHQQTVYVHPNSSLFEEQPRWLIYHELVFTTKEFMRQVIEIDSSWLLEVAPHYYKNKELEDSSSKKMPRKQGKAKEELG, encoded by the exons ATGGCAAACCTAGAGCAATGGGTGAGCGACAGTCTGCACGACATCCTCGGCCTTAGTGACAGATATGTCGCCCAGTTCATGATCGGCTCCGCGCGTAAATCCTCGAGCGCTCAAGACTTTGTGGCCCACCTCAAGTCGACGGGCACCATCGACATTAATCAGAGAGTGATCGCCTTTGCACAGGAACTGTATGAAAAG ATTCCTCGTAAACAAGTGGTTGAAAAGCCAGCCAGAGCGATAGAGCGACGTGTCATGGAGATTGAGAAGAAGAATCGAAATTACACCCTACTGGCGGACAGCGAGAGTGACGGAGAGgcggtgagagagagggagaaaagtaAAGGCCGAGGCGATAAGAGGAAGCACCTCAGGAAAAGGGAGGAGAGTCAATCATCTAGTGAAGAGGAGACCCCTAAAAG TAAGCTGGGCCATGGCGACCAGAAGTCCAGTatgaaggatgaagaggaggaggaggaggagtgggagaaggaagagagagaacgcGTACTGGATCTGGAAGAGAGGGATGCCTTTGCCGAACGAATGAAACTGAAGGACAAAGACAAGACGAGGAACATCATGGAGAGAACGGACAAGAAG GGCTACGAGGAGGCTCAGAAAAGACTAAAGATGGCAGAGGAGGATCACAAGAAAATC CTTCCAGAGTTGAGAAAGGAGTCTCGCAGGAACTACCTGTCCAAGAGAGAGGCTGAGaagctggaggacctggaggcGGAGATAGCCGACGAGGAGTACCTGTTCTCCACGGACGCGCTGACGGAGAGGGAGCGGAAGGAGCTGGAGTACAAGCGCAACCTCAGAGACCTGGCCAAGGACTACAAGAAAGCCGGCgccaaggagaaggaggagaggaagaacagaTACTACATGCCGGAGGAGAAGAGGAGTAAA gatATTCCTCAGAGGGAGATGGAGCTGGAGTTGGAGATGCCcatggagggtggaggagagcagGGTcgctgggaggaggagaggttgaagaCCGCCTCGCTCAGCTTCGgggccaagaaggagagggagaaagggttGAAGGCAGAAAGAGAGAAGTACCAGCTGATCCTGGAGGAGGACGAGATGATCAACTTTGTCAGCAGTGCCGTCATCATGAAGGGAACCCAGGATGAGAAG gagcaggagcaggcaGCCCTGTCCCAGGCGGAGGTCCAGAAGCAGTCCATCCAGGAAGTGAGACGCAGCCTGCCCGTGTTCCCCTACAGAGAGGACCTGCTCCTGGCCATCCAGCAGCACCAGATCCTGGTCATCGAGGGAGAGACGGGCTCCGGCAAGACCACCCAGATCCCACAGTTCCTCATGGAGTCG GGCTACAATGATGGAGGCATGAAGATTGGGTGTACCCAGCCCCGAAGAGTGGCAGCCATGTCCGTAGCAGCCAGGGTGGCACAAGAAGTGGGCGTCAAGCTGGGCAACGAG gtaggctacagtatccGTTTTGAGGACTGTACGTCAGAGAGGACAGTACTCAAATACATGACTGACGGAATGCTGCTGAGGGAGTTCCTCACAGAGCCTGATCTGGCCAGCTACAG tGTGGTCATCATTGATGAGGCTCACGAGCGGACGCTGCACACAGACATCCTGTTTGGCCTGATCAAGGACATCGCCCGGTTCCGTCCGGACCTGAAGGTGCTGGTGGCCAGCGCCACCCTGGACACAGAGCGCTTCTCCTGCTTCTTCGATGACGCCCCCGTCTTCAGAATCCCCGGCAGGAGGTTCCCTGTGGACATCTTTTACACTAAG GCTCCTGAGGCAGACTACCTGGAGGCCTGTGTTGTGTCGGTGCTACAGATCCACGTCACACAGCCCCCCGGAGACTGTCTGGTCTTCCTCACTGGACAG GAGGAGATTGAGACTTGCTGTGAGCTGCTGCAGGAGAGATGCAGGCGTCTGGGCTCTAAGATATCTGAGCTTTTGGTGCTCCCCATCTACGCCAACCTACCTTCCGACATGCAGGCCAAGATCTTCAGCCCAACACCACCTGGCTCACGCAAG GTGGTGGTGGCCACTAACATTGCAGAGACCTCTCTAACCATCGATGGGATCATATACGTCATAGATCCAGGCTTCTGCAAGCAGAAGAGCTATAACGCCCGCACTGGGATGGAGTCTCTGATTGTCACGCCTTGCTCACGG GCCTCAGCCAATCAGCGAGCAGGTCGTGCAGGCAGAGTGGCTGCTGGGAAGTGTTTCCGTCTCTACACTGCGTGGGCGTTTAAACACGAGATGGAGGAGTCCACCGTGCCCGAGATCCAGCGAACCAACCTGGGCAACGTAGTGCTACTGCTCAAGAGCTTGG GAATTAATGACCTTATCCACTTTGACTTCATGGACCCGCCCCCTCACGAGACCCTGGTGCTAGCTCTGGAGCAGCTGTACGCCCTGGGTGCACTCAACCACCTCGGAGAGCTCACCAAG TTGGGCCGCAGGATGGCTGAGCTGCCGGTGGACCCAATGCTGAGCAAGATGATCCTGGCCTCAGAACA GTATAAGTGTTCTGAGGAGGTGTTGACCATCGCTGCTATGCTGTCTGTGAACAACTCCATCTTCTACCGGCCCAAAGACAAGGTGGTTCACGCCGACAACGCCAGGCAGAACTTTGTGGTGCCCGGAGGAGACCATATGGTGCTGCTCAATGTCTACACACAG TGGCTGGAGAGTGGCTACTCCACCCAGTGGTGCTACGAGAACTTCATCCAGTTCCGCTCCATGAAGCGGGCGCGGGATGTCAGGGAGCAGCTGGAGGGCCTGATGGACAGGATCGAGGTGGAGGTGTGCAGCTCAGGCGGCGACATTGTGCCCATCCGCAAG GCAGTGACGGCGGGGTATTTCTACCACACGGCACGGCTTAGCAAGGGGGGCTACAAGACGGTGAAGCACCAGCAGACAGTCTACGTCCACCCCAACAGCTCCCTGTTCGAGGAGCAGCCCCGTTGGCTCATCTACCACGAGCTGGTCTTCACTACCAAGGAGTTCATGAGACAG GTGATTGAGATAGACAGCAGCTGGCTGCTGGAGGTGGCTCCCCACTACTACAAGAACAAGGAGCTGGAGGACAGCAGCAGTAAGAAGATGCCTCGCAAACAGGGCAAGGCCAAGGAAGAGCTGGGCTAA